One genomic segment of Ricinus communis isolate WT05 ecotype wild-type chromosome 3, ASM1957865v1, whole genome shotgun sequence includes these proteins:
- the LOC8275625 gene encoding vacuolar-processing enzyme: protein MTIRLSTGIILILLTLCGVVSSSRDIVGDVIRLPSEASRFFRPADGKNGDDDSAGTRWAILIAGSNGYWNYRHQADVCHAYQLLRKGGLKEENIIVFMYDDIAYNEENPRQGIIINNPHGEDVYKGVPKDYTGENVTVGNFFAAILGNRTALTGGRGKVVDSGPNDHIFVYYTDHGGPGVLGMPTNPYLYANDLIDVLKKKHASGTYKSLVFYLEACESGSIFEGLLPEGLNIYATTASNAEESSWGTYCPGEYPSPPPEYETCLGDLYSIAWMEDSDVHNLQTETLHQQYELVKRRTSNGNSAYGSHVMQYGDVGLSRENLFLYMGTNPANDNYTFVDENSLTPPSKAVNQRDADLVHFWDKYRKAPDGSARKDQAQKQFVEAMSHRMHIDHSVKLIGKLLFGLEKASEVLSTVRPAGQPLVDDWDCLKKLVRTFETHCGSISQYGMKHMRSLANLCNAGIREEQMAEASAQACITFPSGPWSSLHKGFSA, encoded by the exons ATGACGATACGACTCTCCACCGGCATAATCCTTATCCTGCTAACTCTATGCGGTGTCGTTTCGAGTAGTCGGGACATCGTTGGAGATGTTATCCGGTTGCCATCGGAAGCTTCTAGATTCTTTCGTCCAGCTGATGGTAAAAATGGTGATGATGATTCTGCGGGGACAAGATGGGCGATTTTGATTGCTGGATCTAACGGTTACTGGAATTACAGGCACcag GCTGATGTTTGTCATGCCTATCAACTCCTGAGGAAAGGCGGGCTGAAGGAGGAAAATATCATTGTGTTCATGTATGATGACATTGCTTATAATGAAGAAAATCCAAGGCAAGGGATCATCATTAATAATCCACATGGCGAGGATGTATATAAAGGTGTTCCAAAG GATTACACGGGTGAAAATGTTACTGTTGGCAATTTTTTTGCTGCTATTCTTGGAAACAGAACTGCTCTTACTGGGGGCAGAGGGAAAGTTGTGGATAGTGGTCCCAATGATCATATTTTCGTATACTACACCGATCATGGGGGTCCTGGGGTCCTAG GGATGCCTACCAATCCTTACCTTTATGCTAATGATCTGATTGACGTCTTAAAAAAGAAGCATGCTTCTGGGACCTATAAAAGCTTG GTGTTCTATCTTGAAGCTTGTGAATCTGGGAGTATATTTGAGGGCCTTCTTCCTGAAGGTCTGAACATATATGCAACCACGGCATCAAATGCAGAAGAGAGCAGTTGGGGCACCTATTGCCCTGGAGAGTATCCCAGTCCTCCCCCAGAATATGAAACCTGTTTGGGCGACTTGTATAGCATTGCTTGGATGGAGGATAG TGATGTACACAATTTACAGACAGAAACTCTACACCAGCAATATGAACTG GTTAAAAGGAGGACTTCAAATGGCAATTCTGCTTATGGATCTCATGTCATGCAATATGGAGATGTAGGACTTAGCAGAGAAAATCTCTTCCTGTATATGGGTACCAATCCTGCAAATGATAACTACACTTTTGTGGATGAGAACTCCTTGACGCCACCTTCAAAAGCTGTTAACCAGCGGGATGCTGATCTTGTGCATTTCTGGgataag TACCGCAAAGCCCCAGATGGATCTGCCAGGAAGGATCAAGCTCAGAAGCAGTTTGTTGAAGCAATGTCTCATAGAATGCACATAGATCACAGCGTGAAACTCATTGGGAAGCTCCTGTTTGGACTTGAAAAGGCATCGGAGGTGCTGAGCACTGTTCGTCCTGCTGGGCAACCTCTTGTTGATGACTGGGATTGCCTCAAAAAACTG GTGAGGACTTTTGAGACACATTGTGGATCAATATCCCAGTATGGTATGAAACACATGCGTTCTCTTGCAAACCTCTGTAATGCTGGAATTCGAGAGGAACAGATGGCTGAGGCATCAGCACAAGCTTGTATCACGTTTCCATCTGGTCCATGGAGCTCTCTTCATAAGGGATTCAGTGCATGA